The window ATCTTTGTTCACACAGAAAATCTGCTAAAATCTTGGCATTTGACAATCAATTGATGTACACAACGTGCCAGGATGATCCACAGTCATCATACACCATCAGTCCATCATAACAAATTGATGTACACAACGTGCCAGGATGATCCATCGAAGACCAAGTTaacaaaatgtgatttttaaagttgaaTCGAGTTTCATAAACATGATTAGACactaaaataaaccaaaaatcaaTGAAAGCCACATTCTACAAGATTAAGCACTAGTTTTAGACTCTAAAAACTAATGCACCAACACTTCCATAGATGATTCAAGAACCATAACTCAGAGaacataaaaaagaaacacCATAAATCACATTCACCTCAACAGTTGCAAGACTGCAAAGCGTTTATATAACCACTCATTCCAGTTGAATTAACCCATCATCCATACTAGATCAAGCATATCAGTAATCCCCCTACTCCATAGCATTTGGTCAGAATGCCAAACCATCCACGCCATGAAAGGGAactcaagaaaaaaatacagtTACCACGAGAAGAAACAGAGAACGATGAAGCGGCCAACACAATCTTTGCTTTCGCTCCACGATTGTTCCCCAGTGGCAACAGAGAAATGGCAACACAAGGCAATAAGGAAGTGCTAAAACATTGTATATTACCCTCATATAAAGATAGGTTCAACTAGAAAGCTTAACCAAAGCACAAGCAAAATTGGCATTTGTTATTTCTTCTACTCAGCTCTCAATTTGCAATCAAAGTTAGTATGATCTATTACCATATTGAGACGAGCTGCTACTAGAAGCTCCGGACCAATTCATCACCAAGTTGCCCTCTCCCAATTGATGACTGGCTATGATATAAGTGACAGGAACACGATCATCACCGAGCTTCCCAGTCTTTGCCTTGCCACCATTCCTCGGCTTCAATCCCTTAAGCCCTAATTTCTCTTGCCCCATCAAACTAGACCACGAAACTGCCCCTTTACGCTTGATCCTATGCATCCATCGGGCGCTATCCTTCTTCCAGTTGTGTACCTCTCCAAGAGTGAACGTACCCTTCCCCCCTACTTCCTCTTTCTCTCCCAAAACGAAGTAAGCCGGCCTCGACCCAGCCACCGCTATCCTTGGGAAACCATCAGATATACCCGCATTCTCTCCCTTGGCCTTTGTAGAGAAAGCAGAGACGATAACATCCTTCCCGTTAGTAATTCTGCTTCTCGAACCTTCACTAAAGCAGCTCTTCGACGAAGGTACTCCAACCGTTACATATGTAAACTTTGCAGTTTGCTTATTTCCTCCTTTAGAAGAGTAAGCTGAGATTCTGTCATCCAGCAACCCCGGCAGGGAGGAGAAGTTGAACGCGCCGCTGGCTGGGGCGACAGTGGATTCGAGACTCTTCGCCGGCAGCGTGATATCCTCCGCCGCCTTGGATTTTCCTTGGAGAGCTCCGCCTTCCCATCGTACTAGAGCGATCCGAGAAGTTCGATTAGGATCGTACTCTATCCTTTCCACAATTCCTGTAGCCGAAGTGCTTCGTTTCATATCGATTCTGCGCTGAAATCGAAATTTCCTCGTCTTAGTTGAGAAGTTTCTTCCATCTAAATTCCCGAATTGACCGAGGTGCGGAGAAATTGAAGCTCCGGTGAAGCTGCTAGTTTCTGCAGGAGATCTAATTGCAATAATTTAGGTGTCAATTTCTGAGACCTAGTGATGAAAGTGCGATTATTAAAGGAGGTAAGCTATGAGTAGAAACTAACCTGAAAATGGAGGCGGATTGTCTCGCCGAGGCAATGCGAGTTGATGTGGCGGCGGAATGGAGGACTGTTCTGGCGGCGGCAACGGCGGACATGTTGTATTGACAGTTTCTGACGATCGAAAAAGCCGACGAGAAATGTAGGGTTTTTGGGATTTAGGCGGAGAAGAGATTACCAGAGCGAATCCCGTTGAATTTCCTAATACGCCCTTTAAAGAAATCCAAGTTTGGccaattttattattcctGCTAGCAAAAGATGGAGTATTTACTACTTCCTACTGCCCCTCCACGACGACCTGCTGCCATGGATCTGGACTTGAATTTTTCATTGTCGCCTCCTCTGATAGCTTCTGACGTCACCCTTCCCCCTCCGTTAGCTTTCGATAAATTTTATATCGCCCCCTCCGTTTTAGGATCCTAGATGAACACCATATTTTTGTAGTGGTATTAAACGTAGAATTCACGAAATAATTCAGCAGCAGTCACAAGTTTATTTATGTTGTCCCACTGAAATATACAACACCTCATTTTCCTACCTTAATACGTATACTAATCGATCCATGCAacattatactaataaaaataaatgatgaaatCAATAATCTCAAAAACTATTTATAGTTCAAAACTCCACACATCACCTTTACGCCATTTTGATCGCATGAATCTTAAGTTATTACCCCAAAAGTgataaaaccctaattaacctaatcaagaaataaaacacaaatccCCTTTATCTTTACTTCAGTTCCCTTTGCTTCCACCCGAAGGCAACCGAATAAACGACGTCGATCTCTCACCATTCACAACCAAATTCGGAATCACCGGAGTTGAGCCGtctctgttgacattttggtATGAAATGTAATAATCGGAGGCCGATTTGACGGCGTCTTCCTTGGCGGAGGAGCCGCATTGCCTGGGCTGTGTTTGATAAAATACCTTAGAGAGGACGAACTCGCCATCTCGCTCCTCCTCGCTCTCACCAAAGTGGTACTGATGCATCACCCAATTCGTCTTCTCCGGCTTCCGCTGCCGCCCGTAGTTTGTGTACAGAACCAGGATCTTCTTGTAGCCTTTGATGTTTCCGGCCGCGGAGATGGCCCGGGTTTTTCCGGTCTTGTGCCACCTTGTTTCGCCGCCTCCGAAGGATGAGTCGGGGTCGGCGTTGTGCACCTTCCGCCGCTTCCGGGTCCCGGTTGTGTACGCCTTTGAGGGTCGGTGGAAGAAGTGGCGGACTTGGCCGTCTTTGCTTACTCCTTCGATCAAC is drawn from Salvia hispanica cultivar TCC Black 2014 chromosome 6, UniMelb_Shisp_WGS_1.0, whole genome shotgun sequence and contains these coding sequences:
- the LOC125194032 gene encoding NAC domain-containing protein 73-like, with translation MTWSNSDEENNIATSTTHQFRTLICPSCGHTIKLQDYKSSGIQDLPGLPAGVKFDPSDQEILQHLEGKVMSDTRKMHPLIDEFIPTILGENGICYTHPEKLPGVSKDGQVRHFFHRPSKAYTTGTRKRRKVHNADPDSSFGGGETRWHKTGKTRAISAAGNIKGYKKILVLYTNYGRQRKPEKTNWVMHQYHFGESEEERDGEFVLSKVFYQTQPRQCGSSAKEDAVKSASDYYISYQNVNRDGSTPVIPNLVVNGERSTSFIRLPSGGSKGN
- the LOC125194031 gene encoding 60S ribosomal protein L2, mitochondrial-like, with translation MSAVAAARTVLHSAATSTRIASARQSASIFRSPAETSSFTGASISPHLGQFGNLDGRNFSTKTRKFRFQRRIDMKRSTSATGIVERIEYDPNRTSRIALVRWEGGALQGKSKAAEDITLPAKSLESTVAPASGAFNFSSLPGLLDDRISAYSSKGGNKQTAKFTYVTVGVPSSKSCFSEGSRSRITNGKDVIVSAFSTKAKGENAGISDGFPRIAVAGSRPAYFVLGEKEEVGGKGTFTLGEVHNWKKDSARWMHRIKRKGAVSWSSLMGQEKLGLKGLKPRNGGKAKTGKLGDDRVPVTYIIASHQLGEGNLVMNWSGASSSSSSQYGNRSY